TGAGATCTGTATGTTAAAAGAATTCTCAGTATTCACTGACACTGCAACGCTTTCAGTATTTGACATTGATGCGGTTAAGCACAGAGTTCCTGATTCACCTGACTGGTGGACCATTGAGGAGAATGAGATCCTTGAAGTGAACAAGGGCAACATCGCTTTTCTTGGGTTGGGCGCTGATGGTGACTACATCGTTAAGGTGTCGGAATCTGTTGAAGGTGAAGCAGGTGCACTGAATTTGCACTTCCCGTCAGGCAACGTTTTTATCGGGGCAGGCGAGGACACGTCCGGAGGCGATCTGGAACCCGACGGATCTGATGTCATCGAAGGAGAAACCTTGAGCTTTGCGCCTGGCTACTACAGCATGAAATATTCTCGCGCAGGAAGTGTAATAGAACTTTGCTTTGAGCCGACCCGGGAAAGATATAATTCTGTAGAAGAGCCTGTACGGATATAAAAGATGGAGCCTTATGTCCATTGACAGGTCATAGATCGCGCTGACGCAGGGAGCCGTTAACGTATGTCAGCCCTTGTGAATGCCCTTGAGTAAGGCGACAGCCTCTTCACCCGGCATTTCAAACCGAACGCGGTGGCGTGCGGCGATATCCAGAGCAAAGACTTTTGTATTTACCTCCGTCGAGCTGACGGATTTGTGCCCCATCAGGGTCTGCAGGATCTTGAGAGGTATGCCGGCGTGCAGCATGTGCATGGCATAGCTGTGCCGGAACGTGTGCGGCGTCACCGGCACGGAGGCCTCGCCCCGTCACATGCAGCTGGTCGATGAATTCTGCGCCCGGCTCGATGCCGTCCTGCCCTGGGACCGCGCCGCAGTGGACGCCACCACGGAAATCCGGGTTGCGCTGCGCCTCGCCGGCACGCCAATTGGCCCGAATGACACGGCGATTGCCGGACATGCCATCGCGACCGGTGCCGTGCTGGTGACGAATAATGTGAGAGAGTTTGAGCCGTTGCCGGATCTGATTCTGGAGGACTGGGTTAAATAACCGCAGCCAGATGTGAAGTAAAAATGTCCGCTTTGTGCCAGAAGCGGACGTTGCTAATAACAGTCTGAATGGATCTACCGGGCACAGGTCAGTTTAGGTGATTGTCCTCATGGGTGATATGAGGACATTCATGATTGAGTGGTGCGTTCTTCAGTGGGAAGCTGTCACTATCTCTTTGCCTCGAAAGCAATCTTGAGGGCTAACCCTGCCAGTACAGTCCCCATTAACCAACGTTGTATTTTTATCCATGCAGGACGACCTGAAAGGAAACCAGCTATTGAACCTGCCACCATGACAATCATGCCATTTACCATCAGGCTTATAGCTATCTGGACACATCCAAGCGCCAGTGATTGACCAAGAAGGCTGCCGTGACCCGGTTGAATAAACTGCGGAAGCAATGACAAATACATGATGGCGATTTTAGGATTAGCGACGTTAGTAATGAAGCCCATCATGAACAATTTGGTAGGGGTATCAATCGGCAAATCTTTAACGCAAAAAGCGGATTTTCCACCGGGCCTTAAAGCATACCAGGCGAGATAAAGAAGGTAAGCGGCGCCGCCAAAACGAAGTAAGTCGTAGGCATAAGGAATAGCAAGCACAAATGCCGTTATGCCCAGTGCGGCGCAAAGCATATAAAATACAAAGCCAAGCGCAATTCCACTCAGGGAAATAAGCCCGGCACGTTTCCCCTGGCAAATGGAGCGAGAAATTAAATAGATCATGTTTGGGCCGGGAGTTAATACCATTCCTAACGCAACCAGGCCAAACGTAAGAAAATGTACGTAATCAGGCATGACTTATCTCCAGAAAGTAAGTTATGCCCAGACGCGCGGCTCGCAATAACCCATGCTTCCCGATAGTGATCTATCTTTAAGCGTCAGTAACATGAGCGCATTTACTATAACACAATTTCAACAACACATGGCTCTGCAAATCATAAACATTAATTGCTGAGGCAGTGCGCGGTTTCCTCTGTTCTGTGGTTACGTCCGCCGAAATGAGCGCGAATGCCCGTTGTGTGCCGTTATATGATGAATTAACCGCTTATCTGAGTCCGGGATGCTCATTGCTCAGGACACTTCGTGATAAGTATGGGTTTTTAACTTTCCCTCTTCACTCAAAATTGCCTCTGGGTTCCAGCCGCACTGAGGACCTGCTGTGGTCCAGTGCATCACTTTTATGTTAGAAGAAAGCATTCATTAAGATCACTTGAGGATAAGCAGAATGCTTCTGGAAAAGCTCAGGTTGCTGGAATGCAGCCTTCACGGTGAAAGGCGAAACAATCGGGAGTGGCTTGAGCGGCTTCTCCATCCTGAATTCCTGGAAATAACACGTTCAGGCGTTATGGTTGACCGTTCAGAGACGATCGCGTCGATATTAAACGAGAAAACTGCATCGCTTATTATCAGCAGCGATTTTCGCCTCACAGAAATGGGGGAAGGTTGCGTCATACTTCACTACCGGACGTTTTATGCTGACGGCAGTCGTCCTGCATTGCGTTCTTCCTGCTGGCTGTATTCGGATAATGGTGACTGGACTCTGGTTTTTCATCAGGGAACGCCAGCTGCAGGCGCTGTGTAAATTTGCGACTCAGATATGGTACATCTGGGTCATAGCTGGTGAAAAGGAGAGCAATCAGTGCAGAACCTCGAGATCGTCTCCCGTCTAATTTCTGATGTGCGCTCAGGTAACAAACAACACACCATTCGCTGGGGTGAAGGAAAAATTATTCCAGGGCCGATGTGTTATGTGAAAGCACGACGTCGGATTGCTTCAAGACCAACCTGCTGTCCATAAGAAAGCTCCAGAGTATTACCATCAGGGTCTGCGAAGAAAACGTAATAACCCACAGGTTCTCCGGCATCTTCAGGGTCTTTGCGTAACACGCCCTCAGCCCGGGCCATACATGTTTTCCTGTCAATTTCTTCGCGGTCGGCACAGGCAACGCCCAGATGACCGAAATGACCCAACGGGGTATCAGTCACTTTGTCTGCCTGAACTAAAACCAGCGCAAATGGGCGGGTGTGATCGCTTAGCCATGCCACTTTACGGGCATCCGGAACATCGGGTTCGCGCCGGTGGACAACAGACAAACCGGCATAGCGCTCATAAAACGCAATACTTTTATCTAATTCTCTTACGACAAAAGCAACGTGCGTAAAACCAACATCTATCTCTTTCATATCTCTGATTTACCTATTCATAGCCAAAAGCTTTACTCTAAAACCTTAAGTACACTTCAGGTCAAGATATGAAACTTTCCTCTATCTACCGGATGTGAATGGTCCTGTTTTCAATCATAGCGGACGTTGCCTGTTTTCAGTCATCTTCACGGCGCCCGACATCCAGACGTACTCTGCCTGCCTCTGGCTGGCAGCACCGTCCCGACATTTCTCTCCTGACTGATGGTAATGAGCGGCAGGCTCATCACTGACGGCCTGCCCTGAAAGTGAACGTAACGGCAGTTTTCAGTTTCTGATCAGAGGCACAAGATGATGAAAGTCAACAGGGGGAGAATAGAGATAACCCTGTTGCCACATTATCCCCCGGGCGGTCAGCCATGCTGCCTGCTCCTTCGTCTCAATGCCTTCTGCCACAATCTGTAAATTTAGTGCACTGGCCATTTCAATCACACTGGCCAGAAGCCGCTCGCCAGCCTGACCCTCTCCAATCCGCCTGACAAAGGTCCGGTCAATCTTGATAATATCCACGCTGACTTCGCTGATGTACTCCAGATTCGCGTAACCCGTACCAAAGTCGTCCAGCGCAATCGCAATGCCATTGTCGTGCAACTCTCTGATTTTTCTCTGCATATCCGTACCGTTGTTAAAGGGTTCCCGCTCAGTCAGCTCTACCGTCAGCATGATCCTGTCCGGCCCAAAGGCCTTCACGAAGGCCTGACATTCAGCGATAAATCCTGCCGCAAGTACATGTGCCTGAGTCACGTTAATACCGACATGCCAGCGGAGCTCTGTGGGCTGCAGTAACACAGACAGTTCACGGGCTGCCTGTACCATCAGACTCCGCGTGAGGGGGATAATCAGATCTGAACTCTCAGCCAGGGGAATGAAACGGTCAGGGGTTATTACTGTGCCATCAGGTTTAACAATCCTGGCAAGCACCTCCACCCCTGTAATTGTGCCTGCCTGAGAGTCAATGACAGGCTGGTACCAGGGCACAAGCTCACCTTTTTCAATCGCAACGGCCAGTTCCTCATAAGGTGTCCTGCGCCGGAATGCGGACAGCCAGAGTCCTGCCGCAGCCAGGCTCCCCAGCAGTGCTGACATGACCAGGGAGGCGTAGCCCTCACGTATAATCCTGGTAACCGGGACGGCACGACTTCCGTCATATTCCACACGCAGCGGATAACGGCCTGAGCTGACGGCATGGGATCTTTTATTCTCTGTGACGATGGGGTGTAGCCGGTTATCTGCAGTGAGGATCATGCCGCCAGCACGCAGCGACAGTGAGCGATGGATGCTGAGAAGTCGTAACGCTTCAGCAGCCGGCTGCGTGGCCATGCTGGTCGTTATCACCCCTTCGGGAAAATCCGTACGCAGTACCATCACCCCCACGCCAGGCGTGATGTAGTCATCGTTCAGCAACATCAGGGTGTGGCCGGCTCCGGCGGGAAAATCCTCTTTTACGGCCAGGGCTCCGCTCCATGATGAGCAGGTCATCTCGCCGCGTTTAAAAAGGCTTATGACCCGGATATGCGCAATGCCAATCGTCAGCCTGCCCAGTTCTGTCCGGACTTCCTGAGTACAGGCATGTGACAGATAGGGCCTGGCAAGCGTTGCTGCACTTCGGGCTTCATCAATCAGTTGCTCATTCGCCTGGACAGCCTTTCTGGCTGCCAGGTCTGTATTGTCGAGATCAGACTGCATGACCTGAAACCAGGTAAAGGTGGCTCCGGCCAGCATGGTGGCAATGCCCAGAGCGAGGATTGCTGAAACGCAGGACATGCGTGAATGCATATTTACTCCGGATTAAAGCAGCAGAAATAATTCGCACCAGACCTGCCCCGTCTGACATCGAAAAAGGATGTGGCTGACTTGTGCATGGTATGAATAGATTCGTTCAGTGACCGGATTATCCTGCTCAGAGCCTTACTGCATCCTGATGCAAGTCAGGGAGTCTGCCGTATGCGGCAGCTGGGCCGGATTAATTAATCCTCCGTCAGGTACAGGGA
This genomic interval from Kosakonia cowanii JCM 10956 = DSM 18146 contains the following:
- a CDS encoding LysE family translocator, which translates into the protein MPDYVHFLTFGLVALGMVLTPGPNMIYLISRSICQGKRAGLISLSGIALGFVFYMLCAALGITAFVLAIPYAYDLLRFGGAAYLLYLAWYALRPGGKSAFCVKDLPIDTPTKLFMMGFITNVANPKIAIMYLSLLPQFIQPGHGSLLGQSLALGCVQIAISLMVNGMIVMVAGSIAGFLSGRPAWIKIQRWLMGTVLAGLALKIAFEAKR
- a CDS encoding VOC family protein; the protein is MKEIDVGFTHVAFVVRELDKSIAFYERYAGLSVVHRREPDVPDARKVAWLSDHTRPFALVLVQADKVTDTPLGHFGHLGVACADREEIDRKTCMARAEGVLRKDPEDAGEPVGYYVFFADPDGNTLELSYGQQVGLEAIRRRAFT
- a CDS encoding EAL domain-containing protein; translated protein: MHSRMSCVSAILALGIATMLAGATFTWFQVMQSDLDNTDLAARKAVQANEQLIDEARSAATLARPYLSHACTQEVRTELGRLTIGIAHIRVISLFKRGEMTCSSWSGALAVKEDFPAGAGHTLMLLNDDYITPGVGVMVLRTDFPEGVITTSMATQPAAEALRLLSIHRSLSLRAGGMILTADNRLHPIVTENKRSHAVSSGRYPLRVEYDGSRAVPVTRIIREGYASLVMSALLGSLAAAGLWLSAFRRRTPYEELAVAIEKGELVPWYQPVIDSQAGTITGVEVLARIVKPDGTVITPDRFIPLAESSDLIIPLTRSLMVQAARELSVLLQPTELRWHVGINVTQAHVLAAGFIAECQAFVKAFGPDRIMLTVELTEREPFNNGTDMQRKIRELHDNGIAIALDDFGTGYANLEYISEVSVDIIKIDRTFVRRIGEGQAGERLLASVIEMASALNLQIVAEGIETKEQAAWLTARGIMWQQGYLYSPPVDFHHLVPLIRN
- a CDS encoding DUF4440 domain-containing protein, producing MLLEKLRLLECSLHGERRNNREWLERLLHPEFLEITRSGVMVDRSETIASILNEKTASLIISSDFRLTEMGEGCVILHYRTFYADGSRPALRSSCWLYSDNGDWTLVFHQGTPAAGAV
- a CDS encoding DUF6386 family protein, whose amino-acid sequence is MLKEFSVFTDTATLSVFDIDAVKHRVPDSPDWWTIEENEILEVNKGNIAFLGLGADGDYIVKVSESVEGEAGALNLHFPSGNVFIGAGEDTSGGDLEPDGSDVIEGETLSFAPGYYSMKYSRAGSVIELCFEPTRERYNSVEEPVRI